In a single window of the uncultured Pseudodesulfovibrio sp. genome:
- the nuoI gene encoding NADH-quinone oxidoreductase subunit NuoI has translation MTREHLIDILKGVGRGTKGLLQGYGETFKAMFTKPITVQYPEEKRTPPPRSRGHIILTSAPDGDERCVACYLCSAACPVSCISMQAATREDGRRYAVWFRINFARCIYCGLCEEACPTLAIQLTPAYEYASDATLKLVAEKEDLLVNHGGKDNEYDFYRHAGVEEKFPREEHEGEKAPVNYKSNLP, from the coding sequence ATGACCCGCGAACATCTGATAGATATCCTCAAGGGCGTGGGCCGGGGTACCAAGGGATTGCTCCAGGGATACGGCGAGACCTTCAAGGCCATGTTCACCAAGCCCATCACCGTGCAATACCCGGAGGAAAAACGGACTCCGCCGCCACGCTCCAGAGGGCACATCATCCTGACCAGCGCCCCGGACGGGGACGAACGCTGCGTGGCCTGCTACCTCTGCTCTGCCGCCTGCCCGGTGAGCTGCATCTCCATGCAGGCGGCCACCCGCGAGGACGGCCGCCGCTACGCGGTCTGGTTCCGCATCAACTTCGCGCGCTGCATCTACTGCGGCCTGTGCGAGGAGGCCTGCCCCACCCTGGCCATCCAGCTCACCCCGGCCTATGAGTACGCCAGCGACGCCACCCTCAAGCTGGTGGCCGAAAAGGAGGACTTGCTGGTGAACCACGGGGGCAAGGACAACGAATACGATTTCTACCGTCACGCCGGTGTGGAGGAGAAGTTCCCCCGCGAGGAACACGAGGGCGAAAAGGCTCCCGTCAACTACAAGAGCAACCTGCCATGA